CAGCCTCCAGGAGCTGCCTCTCTCCTCCTACATCTCCATTAACTCCCAGACCGGAGCGATCTATGCGCAGCGCGCCTTCGACTACGAGCAATTCCGGGAGTTTGAGATGCAAGTGAAGGCCCAAGACGGCGGGTCCCCGCCTCTCAGCAGCAATGTCACCGTCAGGGTGTTTATTGTGGATGAGAATGATAACGCCCCTCGCATCCTGTACCCCTCCGTCGGAGCCGATGGCTCCGCCTTGTTCGAGATGGTGCCTCGCTCGGCCGAGGCAGGTTATCTGGTGACTAAGGTGGTGGCGGTGGATGCTGACTCAGGACACAATGCCTGGCTCTCCTACCATCTGCTCCAAGCCACGGACCCGGCGCTCTTCAGCATGGGGCTGCAGAGCGGGGAGATCCGGACAGCCCGCGCCTTTGCGGACAGAGATGCCGTGAAGCACAGGCTGGTCACCCTGGTGAAGGACAACGGGCAGCCGCCTCTGTCCGccacagtgactctcaacctgGTGTTTGCGGAGAACTTCCAAGAGGCTCTTCCGGAAATGAACGACCAATCGGGTGACTCAGAATCTCAGTCTGGCTTTACTATTATTTTGGTGGTAACTCTAGCTTTGATCTCATTTTTGTTCCTCCTGACAGTGACATTGGCCATTGTGATGAAATTGAGAACGTCAAGGAAATCCAAATTACTTCAGTGTTTTGGTCCTGACCCTTATTCCAAGGCAGGCTCTATGTTCCCACCAAGGTATGAAGATGGGACTTTACCTTATTCCTACCAGCTGTGTTTGTCCTCAGACGCCCAAAAGAATGAATTCACTTTCGCGCAGCCTATTGTGCAGAGGAACGAGAATATTCTGTGCAGTGACAGCTCATGGACGGTATTTATGTGCGATGGTTCTAGCAACTTAAAAGCTGAGACAGAGACTGTTGTGGAGGTGAGATTCCGTTTTCATGCATTAGATATTTTCCTGTTCATCTTTGAATGAATAATTGTAAATGAAGATCAGGCTTCTTCTAGTATAGGAACACATTGTGAAATAGGTGTTTGGGGGTGTTGTTTTGGTTTgggtatgtttgtttgtttttaaggcttCTACCTATAGTGCCTCATGTGGCATCTAGGCGTATCACAAACGTATGAATTTGTACTCATGACATTCCTGCAACCTAGAGTAAggttacccccattttacagatgatgaatttaattaaaaatagaccTCCTGTTGATCACAAAAGAAGTCTGTAACAGAGTTCGGAATCAAGACTCCTAAATCCCAATCCGCTGTTTTAATTacaagatatttttctttcttttaagagTGAATATCCTTCCTCTCATTCAAAACATTTCCTTAGAATAACTTTATTCTCAATAAATATCTAGATACCTGAAGTAAAAGATATATTTCCTAATAGTACAGAATAAATGTTTCAATTCATTTtaatgcataattttaaaaaaaaataaccactcTACATACTGCTTATTTTGCAGAAGTCTTCTTTGATTAATGTTCTACAATATCTTGGACAGATGATATAGTCATAAATATATAAAGATACCCTTTTTACTCCTCCAGTACCCCCTGGAGGACTCTCGTTTATGTCGCTTATATAGCCTGGTTTTCAGGTGTGTTATAAAAGCTTTCAGTTATGCGGATTTGTGATGGCTTCATTGCTCACCTGTGGCAAAACTATGAGTGAATCTTGCAGCTCCTCCCAGACGAATAATGATAAATCTCTTTTGCCCTACTGTCCTATATTCCGTACATGGCCATACATCCCTCAGAGAAAGactgtttttcaaatgttttggaaAGTCTGAAAAAGGTAATTTTGCCTTTCCCCCCTATACCTACCCCTATCAGGCCAGGTTTCTTTAATTCCCATTATTCCAAATGCTCTGGGATAATAGGGAACCATCGAGTTTCTTAAAATGTGCTTTATAAATCTTGATATAcagaaatatataatattttaaaactttcccgACGCATTTTCCAGAACTAGAAGCAAGTGCTGGGTTACGCTGGAAAGCTGTATGTATTCTGCCCAGAGACCCTGAGTCTAGCCCTCCCGGTGGCGATATTTCAACAATGAGAATTGTCACGGCTGTATGAATTGTCACGGGTAAATATTGACTGTCAAGGGCCTGGGCCCAGAACGATTGTTTTTAGGAGTAGCGAGGAGGGACATATTCCTCATTTTCGGGGAGGGGAATTTCCCTTGGCTGATTGATGTTTTAGCGATAGCGGATatttgaagctgctcagaggtCTGGAACGTTAGGAGTTGTCCAGGAAGAGGGGACTTTGTGGGCAAAATGCAGTTGACGTGCTCAACCATGCTGATAAACGAAGGATGGAGGATCCTGTGATTTTATTTCTCACATGGCTTTTTAGTTTATCACATTGACATTACTACAACACATGTCGTATATATATTAcgttcacacatacacacacacacatatatataaaggCCCAgttacctatatatatatatatatatatatatatatatatatatatatatatatatatatatatatatatatacactttgTGTGTggtatgtatatacatacacaaatataTGTACTTTTGTGTTTTCAGTTAGTGAATTATAGTTACATATCTTCCTCTTGTGTTAGAGTTTTCTGGGAAGCCAATAGCTTCCCTCTTTACTAGGTATTAAATAACTGAGAgtgaaaactggaaaatatatggaataaaaataattgtatatCCTCTATTAGATAGATCTCACCCATAGATGGCATACCTGAGTTTTCTGTTCATATTATATCCATTGCGATATAAATGAATAGCGTGAATTAAGTAACAAACATGAACAGCCAAATAtaactgaaatataaaaatataatatttaatgCTGCTAATGTACAACTCAATAAGAACTTTAATAAAAGAGCATATTAGTATATAGCAACTGAAGAGTGCATAAGTGCACCACCAAGGACAGTCAGATGGAAAAGCATAGATTTAGACATAATAATCCTAGGCAAATCTGTTCACATGTAATTCACGCATAAACGTATTAAAACACATAAAATTTTATTTCTACATATTTGTGCATAACAATCCAGATTCCTGACCatcaacatttttcttcatttcttggGAGCATTTCAAGCTCTCACATATCCCGAACAAGGAGAAACCACCGAGGGTAGAATGTTGCCTATCAAATTAAAATTCCGATACACTATCAGTCTAAAAACTCCAGCAGGAAGCGCGTGCAGTTATTGGTTGAGACTCTGAGCGCCGCTGTTCACCAATCAGGAAGCGAAATGCGCTGAGAGATCCAGCCGGCCGAGCCCCGCTGTTTCACAGCACAGAACACAGAGATCAGATTCACACTCACAGGGTATGGACATTAAACGGTGATATTCGCTGCAAGTGGCTTTGGTTTTAACTATAAATATTTTCGGAAACATTCTGCAAAGATAACATCCAAACGCGGCGTCTGCACATCAGCATGGGAGTGCCAGAAACAGAAAAGCTACGGCACTGCAAAGGGCGAGCCCTGTTCTGCTTTATGGTGGCTACCATTTGGGAGTTAGCTTCTGGGCAAATTCGCTATTCGATTCCGGAAGAAATGGAGATAGGATCTTTCGTGGGGAATGTCGCAAAGGATCTGGGGCTGGATGTAAAGCAGCTCTCAGACCGCGCAATCCGCATTGCTTCCAGAGGTAGGACCCAgtattttgctttgaattttaagAGTGGCCATTTAATAACCACGGAGAGGATAGACAGAGAGCAGATCTGTGGAGAGCTGGAGGAGTGTTTGTTAAACTGTGAGGTTATAGTGGAGGATAAAATGAAGCTTTATAGAGTTGAAATTGAAATCACAGATATTAATGACAATGCTCCCAGCTTCCAGAGAGAAGAAATTGAGTTAAAAGTCAGCGAGACAACAACACCGGGATCGCGGTTTCCTTTGAGTGATGCCCATGACTCAGATTTGGGGATTAATTCTCTACAGAGCTACCAGCTCAGCAATAACAGGCATTTCTCTCTTGATGTACAAACGGGAACCGATGGAGTTAAATATGCCGAACTGGTGCTGGAAAGCTCTCTAGACCGGGAAGAACAAGCTGTTCACGATCTAGTCCTCACAGCCATTGACGGGGGACATCTAGTCAGATCGGGCACTGCGCAAATCCGCGTTGTTGTTCTTGACGCAAATGACAACGCGCCGGTTTTTAGCGAGCCTATCTATAAAGTGAACGTTTTGGAAAATGTCCCGAAGGGTTCCATAATTCTTACAGTAAAATCCACTGATCCGGACCAAGGAATAAATAACCAGGTGATATACTcattcaaaaaaatctcagacAAAGCTTCCAAAATATTCTGCTTGGATTCGAACACGGGAGATGTAACTATTGTGGGAAATCTGGACTTTGAAGAAGGTGGATTGTATGAAATTGAGGTACAAGCGCATGACGGGGGAGGCCTTTTTGGCAGGTCCAAAATTGTGATCGTTGTTAGCGATGTGAATGACAACGCTCCGGAAATCGCTCTCAGGTCTCTCATCAGCTCGATCCCCGAGGACTCTCCCCTCGGGACTGTCATCGCTCTTTTAGACGTACAAGATCTAGATTCAGGAGAGAACGGGGAGGTCACGTGCTCCATGCCCAGCAACCTCCCCTTCCAGCTGAAGAAACCCTTCGAGAATTATTACAGTCTGGTGACAGACCGAGCCCTGGACAGGGAGCAGGTAGCAGCATACAACATCACAGTGACCGCCACGGACAATGGGTCTCCTCCTCTTTCTACAGCCATCACGATCCCACTCCGGATTTTGGACACGAACGACAACGCCCCTTTCTTCGATAAAACAGACTACACCGGCTACGTCCCGGAGAATAACCCGAGAGGAGCCTCCGTTTTCTCCCTGAGGGCGAATGACCCCGACTGGGGGGAAAACGCCAGAGTCACTTACTCCATTATTGAAGGAGACAGAAGCGAAGTGCCTTTGtcctcctccatctccattaACTCCGAGACTGGGGCTCTCTACGCTCTGCGCTCCTTCGATTACGAACAGTTCCGGGAGATTCGGTTCCAAGTGCAGGCTCAGGATGGGGgttccccacctctcagcagtAATGTCTCCGTCACTCTCTTTATACTGGATCAGAATGACAACAGCCCGCACATCTTACACCCCTCCTTTCCCACCGATGGCTCCACGGGAGTGGAGTTGGCCCCTCGCTCCTCCAAGCCGGGTTACCTGGTCACTAAAGTGGTGGCGGTGGATGCAGACTCCGGGCAGAACGCCTGGCTCTCCTACCAGCTGCTGAAGGCTACAGAGCCGGGGCTCTTCTCTGTCGGACTCCACAGCGGCGAGATCAGGACAGCTCGCTACTTCGTAGACAAAGATGCGCTCAAGCAACTTCTGGTGGTTCTAGTGAAGGACAACGGGcagccccctctctctgccaCGGCCACTGTCACGGTGGTGGTGGCTGACAgcatccccaaaatcctctccGATTTAAGCAGCCTCTCAGCTCCTGTAGACCCCCAGTCCAGCCTCACCTTGTATTTGGTGATCGCTGTGGCTTCCGTTTCCTGCTTGTTCTTTACCTTTATCATAGTGTTACTGGCCCTGAGGCTCCGCAGGTGGAGAAACTCGCAGCTGTTTGACTCCTCGAGTGTGACTTTCAGTGGCGTTCCCGTGTCGCAGTTTGTGGGGATCGATGGAGTCAGAGCTTTTCTTCACTCCTACTCACATGAGGGTTCTCTAACCACGGACTCCAGAAAGAGCCAATTCAACGTTACCAAATCAAACTATGCAAATACCGTGACCAGTGATCAGACTTGTGAGATAAAAGATCCTATTCTAGTTACTGAAGAATTAAACATTAGTTACGAGGATCAGACCTTGGTTCAGGTGAGCCTATAACTTTTGAGCTTTATCATTTTTATCTGAAATTGTTGGTATCTGTGGATTTCTAGACGGCTCGTCAGTAAAGATACTAATGTATATGACCGTATattggagagagggagggaagggtgaGTGTGTGTTTTTCTCTATAATAAACTGAGTGATTTCCATTGAGTGCTTTGAGTGTCACCGGAAGGCCCTGGCATTTTCTTTGCTATTGTCTAGAAAGCCTATTTTTAGGTTTGTAAAATGAATGATTTTCTGGAATTTGTGTTACAAACCGGTATCTTAATATCCTTCCCTTATTCTTAAGAAATAGAGGTTTGTTTTCACCCTGACACAGTCTTCAGTTGTGTGGAATAGTGTTCTTTACCGGAAAGATTACATGGGCCTGCACAGCTGATTATTTTGTTAGAAATTTAGCTTTCAAGAAAGTATATTACTGTTAACCTAGGACAACATaggttttaaagagagagaggttaaatcaacatttttcacattttcctcaATAATAATGTTGTTGTGTCCTAATTTTGAACCGTAACAAATTACGATGGATAGTGACATACTGTACTGACGCTTTTACATGTTTACTAAATTAACATaggaaaaatattctaaaatttcTTAAGATCTGTTATTAAATAAGCATTCTGTGTTTGCAAACCATGCGCATTAATACAGAGATAAGTGGATGACTGAAATAGAGTTATGGTTATATAGTTatagataattttgttcttttttatgtTGCCATCttgaattatttaatttatttttgcatcACGGGAAGGCCTTTGAATACAGGGATGTTACAGGAACATGGTCATGGTTTCAGAACGTTTCATGTTTGGAAGACATAAGCGTTCTTCTGGTAACATTTGTGTTCCTGGGGTTGGTTCTATGAGAGAACCAAACCTACTTTTTAAATATAGTGTAATTTACCACAACAGGCCTTTTTCTTAGCTTTTAGAAGTACATGCACTGTTCTTTCAATGGGAGgggttttctctttttttttcttctgtgtttgtttgttgtaCAGGAAAACGAGAATTTTTTAGCGGACAAAAAGGACCTTAAGGTAAACCACTCAAAATTTGTTTTGCTCACAAGTTTATACCGAGATACTTTTCTCtttttacaatattaaaatatttctgtcaATTTTTTCAGAACTATTATTTGTTGGAGCTCACAGAAATCTGGGTGTGTGGGAACTGTGATTCCATATGTGGAAACAATTGTAACTGCTGGAACGTTCTTTCCTCTTCTCAGTAATAGTCCTGTGTATATAAAGATGTGCACAGTCACCCTTCGTACTGTTCCATTATTCCATTCCCCATAAAATAGAGGTTTGGTATACTTTAAATTAAGTATATATataaactcacacacacacaaaacatgaagTCCATAGTCAACTGGGATGCAACTTTTCACGTTTGACAATGTTACAATGCTATAGATTTAGAACATAGTGTTTAGCAAGGGAGGGATTCTTTCATTATAGTCGCTAGAGCTGTGTCGGTACTGTGATAAGATCACTGCTATTGCAGTTCTCCCGTAGAGACTCAGAGTGCCGCTGTTGGCCAAtgcggagccagggctggggccggaGATCCATCGGAGCCTCCTGCGCAGCGATTGCTCCATCACACAACGCAGATCGCAGAGGAAACTGCAGGGAGACAGTCACAGTCTCTCAATGAAAAGTAATCTCCTCGGAGCACAATGTACCCTTAAGCAGACAATCGGAGCTCTATTTACTCTTCCTTACCGCGGATTACTTCAACCTGATGGGATTTCCAAACAACTAAAGTAATCAAAATAAAGCAAGAGAGGAGAGAATAAAGTTCACAGAGACCGGATGGAAATCAGAGAACCGGACCGGGCAGTCACACGGCAGGTACTGCTGCTTCTCTTCTTATTCGCTTTGTTCTGCGGGGCGGTCTCGGAGCAGATTCGTTATTCAATTCCCGAGGAAATGGCGAAAGGTTCCATTGTGGGGAATCTCGCCAAGGATTTGGGGCTGAGTTTGAGGGAACTGCCCAACCGGAAGCTCCGTGTTGTCTCTGCGGCTAAAAAGCAATACTTCTGCGTGAATGGAGAAAGTGGCCACGTCTATGTGAATGGCAGGATAGACCGGGAGGAGATTTGCGGGACATCTCAACTCTGCGTCATAAATTTCGAGACTGTGCTGGAAAATCCCTTGAACGTTTTCCACATAAATGTCGCGATCCAGGACATTAACGATAATGCCCCGCGTTTCTTAAAAGATAATATCAAACTAGAGATGAGTGAATCTACTTTACCAGGTGCCCATTTTCTCCTGGGAAATGCTGAAGATCCTGACGTTGGGGTGAATTCTCTGCAGAGTTATCAGCTGAGCCCcaatcaggatttcatcctggaaGTCAAAGAGAGCCGGGATGGCAATAAATATGCAGATTTAGTGCTGCAGAAACCCCTGGACCGGGAAAGCCAGCGCAGCCTTC
This genomic window from Dermochelys coriacea isolate rDerCor1 chromosome 8, rDerCor1.pri.v4, whole genome shotgun sequence contains:
- the LOC119859844 gene encoding protocadherin gamma-A4-like isoform X9 produces the protein MGVPETEKLRHCKGRALFCFMVATIWELASGQIRYSIPEEMEIGSFVGNVAKDLGLDVKQLSDRAIRIASRGRTQYFALNFKSGHLITTERIDREQICGELEECLLNCEVIVEDKMKLYRVEIEITDINDNAPSFQREEIELKVSETTTPGSRFPLSDAHDSDLGINSLQSYQLSNNRHFSLDVQTGTDGVKYAELVLESSLDREEQAVHDLVLTAIDGGHLVRSGTAQIRVVVLDANDNAPVFSEPIYKVNVLENVPKGSIILTVKSTDPDQGINNQVIYSFKKISDKASKIFCLDSNTGDVTIVGNLDFEEGGLYEIEVQAHDGGGLFGRSKIVIVVSDVNDNAPEIALRSLISSIPEDSPLGTVIALLDVQDLDSGENGEVTCSMPSNLPFQLKKPFENYYSLVTDRALDREQVAAYNITVTATDNGSPPLSTAITIPLRILDTNDNAPFFDKTDYTGYVPENNPRGASVFSLRANDPDWGENARVTYSIIEGDRSEVPLSSSISINSETGALYALRSFDYEQFREIRFQVQAQDGGSPPLSSNVSVTLFILDQNDNSPHILHPSFPTDGSTGVELAPRSSKPGYLVTKVVAVDADSGQNAWLSYQLLKATEPGLFSVGLHSGEIRTARYFVDKDALKQLLVVLVKDNGQPPLSATATVTVVVADSIPKILSDLSSLSAPVDPQSSLTLYLVIAVASVSCLFFTFIIVLLALRLRRWRNSQLFDSSSVTFSGVPVSQFVGIDGVRAFLHSYSHEGSLTTDSRKSQFNVTKSNYANTVTSDQTCEIKDPILVTEELNISYEDQTLVQQAQPNPDWRFSQAQRPGTSSSQNGEEGGAWPNNQFDTEMLQAMILASANEAADGNSTLGGGAGTMGLSTRYGPQFTLQHVPDYRQNVYIPGSTATLSNSSGKRDGKSSGSSGGNKKKSGKKEKK